From Ostrinia nubilalis chromosome 25, ilOstNubi1.1, whole genome shotgun sequence, a single genomic window includes:
- the LOC135084157 gene encoding facilitated trehalose transporter Tret1-like, with protein MDEVKNKSIVPFLRQCFVTAGVSLNVLGHGAVVGFSAFLIPGLRQPDSHIKTTLADESSIASIVGIALIVGNLIMTLIAARLGRKKSHILTTIPIIIGWIIIVLANSVTALVFARFLQGVSMGMHAPLGSVIVAEMTDPANRGALISCLALSFAIGNFICHTVGGYLTWQHSALAMLIVPFSSLIIIVLSPESPAWLISKGRNDEATKVFYWLRGKSEEENAELERMITAQSMIRKSSVIGQDLPFNTRIRRFLRYVNETFRKPEFYKPILIMMFVYITFQFSGTNVINSYALDVIKQLVGPDANAKFLLMAMDVNRIICSLIAVILMRKLNRRTMLIGSGAAVILCYYAKGAFVQAKQSGILPPALEGQWLPILILAVYVTMAVGCSILPFALAGEIFPLAYRGLAGGISSTLWSLNYFIAVKSFPILVVNVGLPLTYLLYGSVMVVCLVFLYFSLPETKDKTLQAIEDGFRGLTAADKKAAEPLAEESKETMRRNSSVIIIN; from the exons ATGGATGAAgtcaaaaataaatcaatagtACCATTCTTAAGACAA TGTTTCGTGACGGCTGGTGTAAGCCTGAACGTGCTCGGGCATGGCGCTGTGGTGGGCTTCTCTGCCTTCCTCATCCCGGGGCTTCGGCAACCGGACTCACATATCAAAACTACTTTGGCGGATGAATCTTCTATTG CATCCATCGTGGGCATCGCTCTGATCGTGGGAAACCTGATTATGACGCTCATCGCAGCGAGGTTAGGCCGGAAGAAATCCCACATCCTCACCACTATCCCGATCATCATTGGATGGATCATCATAGTCCTCGCCAACAGCGTCACAGCTCTCGTGTTTGCCAGGTTCCTCCAAGGAGTTTCCATGGGGATGCACGCGCCTCTAGGGTCAGTTATAGTTGCTGAAATGACCGATCCTGCGAACAGAGGAGCACTAATCTCGTGCCTCGCTCTTTCATTTGCTATTGGAAACTTCATCTGTCACACGGTCGGAGGGTATTTGACCTGGCAACACAGCGCTCTGGCCATGTTAATCGTACCCTTTTCGAGTCTTATAATAATTGTGCTGTCTCCAGAATCACCGGCTTGGTTGATCTCCAAGGGACGGAACGATGAAGCCACAAAGGTTTTCTACTGGCTCCGAGGCAAAAGTGAAGAGGAAAACGCAGAGTTAGAAAGGATGATAACAGCACAGAGTATGATCAGGAAATCAAGTGTCATTGGGCAGGACTTGCCTTTCAATACCAGAATAAGAAGGTTCTTGAGATATGTAAACGAGACGTTTAGGAAGCCTGAATTCTACAAACCCATCTTAATTATGATGTTTGTGTATATTACTTTCCAATTTTCTGGCACCAATGTCATCAACTCGTATGCATTAGACGTCATAAAGCAACTAGTTGGTCCCGATGCAAACGCGAAATTCCTTCTAATGGCTATGGATGTTAACAGAATTATTTGCAGTTTGATAGCTGTTATCTTGATGAGGAAGTTGAATAGGCGGACTATGTTAATCGGAAGTGGAGCAGCGGTTATTTTGTGCTACTATGCAAAGGGAGCGTTTGTTCAAGCAAAGCAAAGTGGAATTCTGCCTCCAGCACTAGAGGGGCAATGGCTTCCCATCCTGATTTTGGCTGTCTACGTCACTATGGCAGTTGGGTGTTCGATATTGCCTTTTGCGTTAGCTGGAGAGATATTTCCTCTGGCGTATCGAGGGTTAGCTGGAGGAATTAGCTCAACGCTATGGTCTTTGAACTACTTCATAGCTGTCAAGAGTTTTCCGATTCTGGTCGTGAATGTGGGACTACCGTTGACGTACTTGCTGTATGGTAGTGTGATGGTGGTCTGTTTGGTGTTTCTCTACTTTTCGTTGCCCGAGACGAAGGATAAAACCCTGCAGGCGATTGAGGATGGGTTCCGTGGGTTGACGGCAGCAGACAAGAAGGCTGCGGAGCCGCTTGCAGAAGAAAGCAAGGAAACTATGCGCAGGAACAGTTCTGTGATAATTATTAATTGA
- the LOC135084158 gene encoding facilitated trehalose transporter Tret1-like, which yields MAEGVHKQRVPPFLKQLLAVSGIVLYMIGTGANIAYPGVLLVQLREPGSAVQLTPEHESWIASILGLALISGIVVAPFSLQRLGRRLTNQLSCLPALGGWALMISAKGPAALLISRSLQGFAMGLQAASAPVSIAEYSAPKHRGAFLATIAFSFATGMLVAHTFGTFLYWRTAGLACGSFYALSLILISLSPETPPYLASRGLYAECRKSFRWFRGYDYASEKELEVLLNSQKTQNVVTTKVSKWKYYNNIVRKPEFYKPTVIMMFMFVLFQISGMTVVPSYTVPMMQEVSGGSIEANTSMLMVDVVRFATAVLACVVVNKMNRRTVLFLGIIISVISLFLAAILLFLRDLGHISEKYKWIPVIPTLTYIFGKTLGILPIPWAIAGEIFPLAYRSLGSGISGMFLSIMFFVVVKTAPSSFQNIGVNGTFCVYGICITICGGFLYFLLPETKGKTLYEIECHFKGISGELKRENTCEQERMLELGKVEGG from the exons ATGGCGGAGGGGGTTCATAAACAGAGGGTGCCTCCTTTCCTAAAACAG CTGCTAGCAGTAAGCGGCATAGTGCTGTACATGATCGGCACCGGCGCCAACATCGCGTACCCTGGAGTGCTGCTGGTGCAGCTACGGGAACCAGGCTCGGCTGTCCAGCTCACACCAGAACACGAGTCGTGGATAG CCTCGATCCTGGGCCTGGCGCTCATCAGTGGCATCGTGGTAGCTCCGTTCAGCCTGCAGCGCCTCGGTCGTCGCCTCACCAACCAGCTCAGCTGTCTCCCAGCGCTGGGCGGCTGGGCGCTGATGATATCAGCTAAGGGACCTGCTGCGCTGCTCATCAGTAGGTCTTTACAG GGTTTCGCCATGGGCCTGCAGGCAGCATCGGCCCCCGTGTCCATCGCCGAGTACTCAGCGCCGAAGCACCGCGGCGCCTTCCTGGCCACCATTGCCTTCTCCTTTGCCACTGGCATGCTGGTGGCACACACCTTCGGCACCTTCCTCTACTGGAGAACCGCTGGCCTCGCCTGTGGCAGCTTCTACGCTCTCTCTTTAATCCTCATCTCTCTCAGCCCAGAAACTCCCCCGTATCTAGCATCAAGGGGACTCTACGCCGAATGCCGCAAGTCCTTCCGATGGTTCCGAGGATATGACTACGCTTCAGAAAAAGAACTAGAAGTCTTGCTAAACAGCCAGAAGACGCAGAATGTAGTCACCACAAAAGTCTCCAAATGGAAGTATTACAATAACATTGTGAGAAAACCCGAGTTTTATAAGCCGACTGTGATAATGATGTTCATGTTTGTCCTGTTCCAAATATCAGGCATGACTGTGGTCCCGTCGTATACAGTGCCTATGATGCAGGAGGTATCTGGGGGCAGCATCGAGGCTAACACCAGCATGCTGATGGTAGATGTAGTCAGATTCGCTACCGCTGTTCTGGCGTGTGTTGTCGTCAATAAAATGAACAGAAGAACTGTACTCTTCTTGGGTATCATCATCAGCGTCATATCTCTATTCTTAGCAGCTATCCTACTCTTTCTACGAGATTTGGGGCATATCTCAGAAAAATATAAGTGGATCCCCGTCATTCCCACTTTAACATACATCTTTGGGAAGACGCTGGGCATATTGCCGATTCCCTGGGCCATAGCTGGAGAGATCTTCCCGTTAGCTTACAGGAGTTTGGGCAGTGGAATATCTGGAATGTTCCTGTCGATTATGTTCTTTGTTGTGGTAAAGACTGCCCCGAGTTCGTTCCAAAATATTGGTGTGAACGGAACGTTCTGCGTTTATGGCATTTGTATCACCATTTGTGGGGGATTTTTGTACTTCTTGCTtccagaaactaaagggaagaCGTTGTATGAGATCGAATGCCACTTCAAAGGCATCAGCGGTGAACTGAAGAGAGAGAATACTTGTGAGCAGGAGAGAATGCTGGAACTGGGGAAGGTGGAAGGTGGTTGA